gcaatctatgcctgagaccagaaaattcttaatttttcgaaaatttagATTTACTGTTTGATAGATTTGATAGCATGTCATTTCAACCAAATGAAGATGTTAAAACTAATCAAACAAAACAACGTCATATGTATAATGTTCATATTGGGGTGACAAAGTCTCTTGTGAATTCTTCTAGTTTTCTCAGTTCATCTTCAGTTACTGTCGGTTTATAGTTGGCTAGAGATTGAAGGATATCACCCTGAAACCAAATCATCATATAATTCagaatttaaagacaaaatgtGGTTGATAACTAACGTTAATTAGATCGTCTTttgatgtacattttttttttagcattttgaTGATATGCCAACTGTTTAAAAACTTATTTGCGACTACAAGAACATCAACATCTCTcagaataatttaatttttattgaaattttccaGTAGAAATTGGCTAGAACAAAGACAATGTGTGTATgcttttatatttacatgacaATTCTGCACATCTTAAAACTACAGACACAAATAATTATTGAGGTGATTAGCAAATTGCTGTATtgtattcgaaaaactaagacCAGATAATTAGCTTTGTAAAGGAGTTTTCAAaacacatacatgacatacaatGAAAATGGAcaagtatatttataaaaatatgttcagCTAGACTacttgttgatatatatatatcaccctTGAAATGAACTCACCATGGATACGTTGGTCTCAAACAATTTGTCTTTAGGCACATCTACCCAGCTCATCTCAATAGCTCCTATCGCTTTAGAAGAACATGGGATAAAAAGGTCATCCACTGTATCGCTTGCCGAAGGGTTTTCATTACATGCCTCTTCAGCCTATAAATGTGTGATAAACAGTCTATCTATCTTCATTTATTTGTAacataattcaattaaaatggCGATAATCAAGCcgataaatcgaaaataaactgaaacctccatggcaaaataaaagacaaacaagaatacacaaaacacaacttaGAAAAGACTGGGCATCATGAacccataaaaaaacaacacggGTTAcgttcttctcttatattttatgatagtatgatactaaacccctaacgagGGGGATTGTGTGATATTCATTGGATGAAGACATAATGTTTCTattagtttaattgaggtctgaaGCTGGCATGTCCGTGAACTggtagtagtctgttgttatttatgaattattgtcattttatttatttttattttcttttattacatCTGTTGACattggactcggacttctcttgaactgaattttaatgtgcgtattgttttGCGTTTaattttctgcattggctagaggtatagggggagggttgagatctcataaacatgtttaaccccgccgcaattatGCGCCTGTCCCACgccaggagcctctggccttcgttagtcttgtattattttcaattttagtttcttgtgtattatttagtttagtatgacgtccattaccactgtactagtatacatattttttagggaCAAGCTGAAGGACatctacgggtgcgggaattctcgctacattgaagacccattggtggccttcggctgttgtctgccctatagtcgggttgttgtcgctttgatacattccccatttcctttcttacttttattgttttatttaggaTAGTGCCTTTTTTGCCTGCTCCGTGaatcacatttaaaaatatgatacaagagCAAAGTGTGCCTATAACACTAACCtacaatttataatataattaaaaagtatGAAAACATGTTATGAGCAGTAGCATTATAGAAAGTAATTGTACCGTTGATGATTCGTGTCAATTTATTAGAATATTGGTGTTATCTATTACTGTAAAACCCCACAAATACAAGTTGCTTGGCTTATAATAAAGTATGCAAAAGCCCGTTCCTTTAACGAAACTGAACCAGGTGACCGAACCCACAACAAAATTGAAGATAAATGAGCAATACGATTCAGAAAGTTGTGCTATGCACGTGATATTTGCCGATGTATGAGTCTTTTTCTTCATGATACTTACTAGTAGACCTAACACCAAAATATAAAACCAACGacgaaattaagaaaaaatgaaaaaccaaTAGGTGTAAAATTGTGTTAAATCCTGCCGAGTCTATCTCTGACTTGCGGTAGAAGAAACTCAGTGACgattttttaacattcatttaCAGAACATTACAGAATCGAGGAATTCTTTTCAAGAAAATCTGGACGTTTGCTAGATTTATACCAGCTATGTCGTCCTTATTCAATTATCCCGACAAAGGTTTTGTTCACAAaggaaagtaaaatcacaaaaaaaaaccacacactcCGAGGAAACTCAGTTCTCCAGTAAATGGCATCATCATAATATTGAAaccatcaaacgaattgataacaactgtcatattcctgaattggtacagaaACTGcgcaaaacttttttttaactatatgaTAATATTTACCTTTCTGAAATGCGTTGCTGTCTGTACTTTTCTAACAGGTTTCATCAAAGCCTCTTTCACAACGACTGATATGTCATATCCAGAAAATcttaatattatgaataaataacTTTTGAATAAGTTTTAGCGATAcgatataacattttattagtCATTACTCACTTAACATTCCGAAACGTACAACAACATCTGTCATTATTTGACattgatataatttatgatttttatgatTTCTTAACCAGTTATACTGCAGTAACAACACAAACGGTACAAATTTATCtacaccagatgcgcatttcgacaatgaAAATAGATCACATGATCTTCCAATTCACAAATAAGCCTTTTAAAAAGCTTTGCGTTTCTAGTCTGAACAAAAGTACAATGATCAGCAGTATATTGTGTGCTTATTCGAATATATTGAtacatattgatttttattcaaACTATGATTCCTAGAATCAGCAACACAAATTGCGATTCTGTTTGTTTGCTTCATcgcttttgttttatttttgtttagattTCATATTTCCTTCGTACTCTTGGGGGCAGAATACCTAAAACTCAGCGCTGTAACATTCCTCACAATAAagttttgtgatattttaaacatttttttgtgtattctaTTATGCAGTTAAAAGAATGTATAGCCAGCCCAAATATTctctatttataaaaattaatgccTTGGAGGTGTGTTTCAACCTACCCATTCGTTCTTTTTCCTAATTCTGTGAAGTCTTCCTCTGATAGAGAGTGAACAGCATTGcctaattgtattttaaatatttctgttcTGACCGAGGCTTCTGGTAACGTGATGTTTATTCGCTTCTCGAATCTAAAAATCATTATTCTAACGcatgtattatttttcaaatccgAGTGTAACATGTAAATAccaaaccaggttcaacccaccattttttcctttaaaaatgtcctgtaccaagtcaggaatatggccattgttatattattattcgtttctgtgtgtgttacattttaacgttgcgtttCCGTGATGTCGTTTGTCTTCTCTgatttttgagtgtgaattcacatgactataagacgtgtcacggtacttatctatcccaaattcatgtgtttagttttgatgtaatatttgttattctcataggattttgtctaaattaataaatgcttagtccgtttctgtgtgtgttacattttaatgttgtgtcaatGTTTTCCGCCTATATTTAAttcgtttccctcagttttagttttttaccccgattttgttttttgtccatgaattcgtgagttttgaacagcggtatactactgttgccattATTGGAtcaacaaatgtattaaaagtaataCTATTTACTAGCAATCTTTCCGAGACGGAaacaaaacgttttttttttactgtggCACAATATGGAATTATTTTGATGTAGATATGACaagaaaagatttttaaagTCAAGAAAATTGAAAGCTTTAGCTAGATATAACCAGGTCTATTCCAACATTTCCTGTATTAACATGTCTGTACAAATgcggaatatgacagttgtttcccCTTCGTTTCATGtgattgagcttttgattttgctatttgaataaggactttccgtttataattttcctctgagttcggtATTTGTGCTGTTTcacatgtttttattaaaagatcAAATGAATTGCTTAGATTCGCAATTGAGTAAGGTAAACATATATATCAGATTCAGTTAACTGATGTTTAAgtaatacaatttataaaactacACAATACTAGTCTGTCGCAATTCAAGAACTTTCTTAATGTCGAACGACCAGATGAGTTGatgtattttcttttagaaaaatgcaataaaattaaaatcttgaCATGagcttaaccatgttaacaatTGGACTTTGAAATACCTTTTCCGAATAGACGCGTCTATCATCCAGGGTGTATGTGTTGCTCCTAATACCTGCACGTTTCTATTTTCACCACTCATCTGGATTAGGAATTCTGTTTTTATTCTCCGTAATGATTCATATTCACTACAAGTCCCACTTAAAGCATCTACTTCATCAATAAAGATTATACTATTTGTGTGTTCTCTTGCTGTagtaaataatgtttgaagtattctgaaattcataaaaattcataaaatgccTTACACCTTACATTTGCCCTAACAAGTCATATACAGTTATCGGCGGTCCAATATAAGTTCAACAGTCAAATCGTTGAccttttgaattaatttttcaaaaacaaagtatattataattttttttttcattcggcagatttaaatatacaataactCCAAGAAaggaacaaaaatgaaaataaccaCAATTTTCAGTTCCAATCCTCAAATGTCATCAATCCCCAGAAATTAATTGATGTTTCAGTATTGGTGTTAGAGAGTGAGTAATCATTTTCCAGGTATTTAATACCACGCTTTATTGGGgtaatatagttatcaaaggtgccaggattatgatttagtacgccagacgcgcgtttcgtctccttaagactcatcagtgacgtcatatcaaaatatttataaagccaaacaagtacaaagttgaagagcattgaggattcaaaatttttaaaaatatttgtgccaaatatggctaatgtaatctatgactgggataaaaaaaaaatccttagctTTTCgataaaattcaaacttttgtaaacaggaaatttataaaatattacacattattgatattcatgtcaacaccgaactGTTGATTACTAGACTGGTGATAcgctcggggacgaaacgtccaccagcagtagcaTCGACCCAGAGGTTTGGCAAGTATTTTGTGCTTTGTTCTTTGTTctgttttatctatattttagtATTGTTTATATACCCCTTTTCTGTTATCTTGATATTCTCCTTTGTTTTCCTagcttatgaaaaaaaatacattcatgCGTTTAATTtgatgtatgtttgttttatttcataaataacaatataaaaaagaagatgtggtatgattgccgatgaaAAAACTCTCCGTATGAGACTTAAATGACCCAAAAAtcaacaattataggtcaccgtacagcctttaacaatgaacaaagcctatATTCTTTTCACTTACTTTTCACCGTCTGACCATTTAGATGATATCTTGCGTGACGACACATAAAAGAAGGACGTATTGGTAGCCTCAGTAGCTAATGCTTGAATGAGATCGGATTTACCAGTACCTGGTGGCTGAAATAAATTGATAAGAGGTACCGTAATGTTGTAACTGCAAAAATGTTTATCTGAAAGCACAGgaaaaaataggtaaaatattAGTACCAGTAGACGGAAATGTGGCgtttattcaatttattatgTTAACAAAGgcaaataaaagcaacagtagtatatggCTAATCAaagtataaaaatcaattaagagagagagaaaaaaagagttataaaatgaaaccaaaagaaacacatcaactataacagaaacactgaattgTTACAAatacaaacgccaacatacaaaGAGCGGATTGTTTGATAACTgccatattactgacttggtataggacatttttgttgtggtgggttgaacctggtgttATGGGTAGCCAAACATCCCTGACTTAAACGTAACTGTTTTAATCATATTGTTCTCCTGGATATAAAGTTGCAGctagtatttttctcaattaatttacgtaaattttacatgaagcattttcagatgaattttaaatttcttgtttaaGAATGATTATactgttgtttctttttgttgtaTTAGAATGCAAAACTTCTAAATATTGTTTACCTTGAGCATAACTTAGAATATGTGTTGTCAAAGAGTATCGGTTGCAGTATCATAAGAACTGGTTGacgtaaacataaaaaaacaattgaatatttaaaaaaatagacgTAAACCACCATGCATAAGGGTGCTTGGagtgaaatgaaaaacaaagaatagaTCTGTTTATTaggattaacaaaaaaaactatggcAAGTCGTTTTACtatgtattcaaaatatctcatcaactttattagatatataataaagtttataagatatattatagaagtttatgagatatcatatacagtttataagatatcttatatagtttatgatatatcttatatagtttatgatatatcttatatagtttatgagatatctcatatactttcttttattagatatcttataaattgtataagatatcttatcaaCTGTATGAGATATcttagatatcttataaaatatattattatcttATAGGCTTTATGAGATATATCTTATAgactatataagatatatcttatagactatataagatatatcttatagactatataagatataagactatataagatatatcttatatagAAAGTATTAATGAAATATCTTAATATTAGGTTTATAAGATATgatttcttatatattatataagatttctttttaagataatatttataaaatagctCATAAACTCAAGAAGATATCGAATAAAGTACATAAGACATCTTATAAACTATTTAAGATAccttatgaaaattaaattatataagatataaaatagaaattaaattatattagatatcttatattttaaatgagataacttatatgttatataagatatcttatttgttatataagatagcttatatgttatataagatatcttatatgttatacaagatatcttatatttaatacagttatcttgaaattcaaataattgtaaaacaaCTGACTgaccataaaaaaaactctCTAAACCTAGTTATGAAAATGCTATTATCGAATGATTAGTTGGTGTGTCATATTATACATCAGGAATATATTAActgagctgtatttggcaaaacgtttaggaatgtttggtcctcaatgctttttaccttcgtactttattttggccttttaaacatttttttttattcgagcttCATTgaagagtcttttgtagactaaaCGTGCGACatgcgtaaatacaaaatttcaatcctggttaTCTATGTATCTAcgatgagtttatatacaatttaacaGTTGAAACGTTTTTCTCACAGTTGTCATGTTGACATGAATCGATATGGTTTCAATTGTGAATTAACTGTTACAAAAATTGATCTTATCAAAAATGGTTAGGATGTTCTACTTAAGAAATATATCACATTCGATCATCTTAGCTCCATTTATCAAAGGTTTTTGGAATAttgggtcctcaatgttctAAACTTTATTTGGAATACTTTACATTTCTTATTCTAGCGTCACGTATGAATTTGTAatcgaaacgcgagtctggatTCGGCTTCACACAAAACaaacttacgactaagattgATCGAAAGTATTGAATTGGTAATGACTAGACTCACAATCTTAGTTTTTGGTATAATCGACTCTTTGTAAGACTGGCATCTATGAGTGTATTTTCATATGTGCACCGTTTGATTTAGGAATTTGATCTAGTCTTGCGATAACTCTAAATTCTCGGAATTTCAAATACCAGTTGCAATATGTCTTTTAAAAGGTTTGCAGGTGATCGTTTgcagaaataaaaattatctcccttttatttcaTCCCTTAATGGACCCCTAATTGTGGAGAAAGTGTTCCATAATGAATTtgacattatacaaaatatagctttGTTACTatttttaggaaataaacacaactaggtgcagtaaaaaaattaatgtattttcagTATTTACCAAAAGatgttataatgtataaaaGACATGTACGtggaaaacatatttgtttaacacaattatttttcgTATAATGGAATACATACACCATACAGCAGAATACCATTCCAAGGACGTCGGTGTCttcctaaaataaataaagtttcaatattatgatctataatgaaaatcaaaacaactGTATTTGTAACTTTAAAAATGATCTTCAACCTGTATGTTTCAAATTTGTCAATTCAGCTGCTTTAAAAATGTGGTTTGTTGGCTTATTTTATACTATTGTGCACCTATCTATTTTGCGTAACATACGTATcttaataattacattattcTAAACACAGTTCAATTTGActcagtttatatatatatgtagccTTAAATTATTGTTTCTGTCGTTGTCGTCCCTATACGTCATACAAATAGGGCATCTATAGCTGAACGATATCCCTGGAGCGTGAAGCGCGCCCTctcttattttgttttagatattcATTAGACAATAAGTATTGAGAAACAACACAAAACAGGAAAAATAAGGGTTTCGCACCAAAAACACCTTCGAATGATTCGACATATACTGAAAAAAACTGCTTATCATTTGACGATATATATTTGTAACGCATTTTGTTAAAAAGTATTATCTCGGTGATAGTGACTTCATCATCTCTCATTTTCCAGAGAAAACTATAGCACAGAGATTGGTGATTCGCGTTTTCCCACTATGAATACTAGTATAAGTAAATTCATACCGGAAAACAAATCTGGATATTTGAGAGGTAAAATAACACCTTCTATCAATGTCTTTTTTGCTGAATCTAATCCTGCAACATTATCCCAGGACACATTGGGTCTTTCCATTAATATAATACctgcaaaaaagaaaatattcccGTTCAAATCCAAAATGCCATATGCGTATcttttatgttaaatttgagGGTGGTCAACGCATCAATTTTGCTTCCTTTTTTTAAGTTCTAACTCAATTACCATGATAACAGATAGTTTTCTTTTGTTCTGCTGTGTTTCGTCTGAAACAGTGTATTTAATGGTTCGCGTCTTCTTTTTTTGTCATGAGATTACTAAATGCAGGATGGTTAAGAAgtatgtatgttaaaaaaaaaggtgattGCGCTAAACAAAAAAAGTGTAACATGCGAAAAAGATCATCGTTTGTCAATCCTGTGTACCTTAAATGAGTTTGATCGCATTTTAATTAGCGCAAAAGCTTTAGCTGCATTCATTTATTTGCTATTCTTATAAATCTGGTTTTCTTAGCCCGAACACCAGTCTATATTAGCTTGATTTGCTTGATATCTGTCTGTCATCTGGGTCACACTTTTATTTCACTTGTGACAAGTTTTAACTTGTGGACATTCTTTTAGAGCATGTAAAGAAGCTAGAATGAAATGAAAGGTTTGAGAACGTGTTTATTGAATATGTCACATTGAACTAAACATAAAGAATACCTCAAATACATATGATCTTCATGTCTGGACTAAACCGTAGAGATTATCTATAATGTTCGGtaaaaaatttaagtaaaatggaCAATTTCCATTGAGTACTTCCAATTGTCTGTAGGCAGATTCCTGCACTGCATGTATATAAAGTACATTTGTCTCcaggttgaaaaaaaatatatttaagacCTTACGTTTCTTTTCAATCATGTTTTCTTGATAGATGATTGCTGTTTACCAAGAGAATTTTAACAATATCTTGAAATCAATGTTTTCAAACAGTCAAGTTAATGACAGCCCTTTTAGAATTCATGATTAAATTGATCATTCTGGAATGTAAGTACTACAATAACCAAGTATATGTTTTACTTTTCATATCTTCACAAGCTCGTTCTCTTTACGCATTAACTATAACGTCACCAGATTTATGTTTAAAAGGGTATGTTTTACTAATCTAATGATGAATATGcatgtttaatatataaaaatcctCTTAATTCACTTCTATTTAAACATCTGATTTAATTTCTGTAAATACTTTTTGGGAGTTTcttgaaaaaagaaaaggtaCTAATGCTCAAACAGGTATAAATTACTTATGTATGACATATTGTTTTGTACTGAAGACGAGCTTCACTCACCTGACATTTGATCATTGAATGTGTTTGCCCCTGTTGGCTGTGTGGAATTAACATCACTCTtctcaattgtttttttctgtcatgGTTCTTCATGTAAAACCATAAACCATGCTAATATAACTACAAATAAGTATGATATAACTATAGCTTATCTTAAATACGGATAATAATATACTAGTAGGAAATATATAGTTCTCAACAGTTTGTGACATTTGTAAATCAAAGAAGAAGCGTGCACtaacaaaatttcatataaattattcataatgAGACATTATTATGTGCTAGTTTATTCAAAGTAAACCAAAGATGTTTGCATTATCAAACAATTGCATGGTAACGATAATTAATAAGAGCAATGCATTATTATATTTCGTGCACTTTATAAAACTGCAACAGAGGAGCATGCAAAAGTGAACACATTATTTCATAGTATAGCATGACAAAACCTGTACCATGGTTTGTGGTCCATCCTTTCAATAAAATGCATAAAGTCTATATTTTTTCCTTTCGTTTACTTCCATCAGGAATATGCCTTCATACAAACTGTtgatatttttatgataaatcaTCAATTGCTTTGTAATAACAGGAACATATGTATTTCGAAGATTGAACTAATATTCGAAGAATACCTTTGAGATTTGCTTTTCAAGTGCAACTGCTCTTATGTTTGTTAGGGAAACCCAACACCAATGTATTTTCGTTTATGAAACATAaactctttttcattttaaaaacaaatatttgtgtcTACTTCTCTGTATATATTTATgccttgatttatttttatgatgatacttttatttagaataaaatatacattgtatttaccaTCTGTTCATTAATAATTTAGTAGGTTTTGTAATAATTCAACTatgtttcaaaaagtaaaataataaaaaaaaaaaaaaaaaaaatccgaggaaaattcaaaacggaaattcaATAATCGAATTGCATAGTCAAAAGCtgaaacgaatggacaactgtcatattcctgacttagtacatcCATTGTCTTATGTTAAAAATGGTGTACTTAATCTGCTTTTGCTAGtattctcacttgtatgacagtcgtatatAATTCCATTTGACGTTTGCTATAGATATACGTCATAGTActgatatataaacaaacattttcgtcaatttgttttagatttgattctatataaatatttgttttctctctctattcttaaaaatatacaatgataaAGATCGCTTTTTCGCTTATTATGGTGCTTTATTTAGTCAAGCatcaatattataatcaaacacaGTCTAAAAAAGCATAAAT
This is a stretch of genomic DNA from Mytilus trossulus isolate FHL-02 chromosome 6, PNRI_Mtr1.1.1.hap1, whole genome shotgun sequence. It encodes these proteins:
- the LOC134722958 gene encoding vacuolar protein sorting-associated protein 4B-like; its protein translation is MDKKTIEKSDVNSTQPTGANTFNDQMSGIILMERPNVSWDNVAGLDSAKKTLIEGVILPLKYPDLFSGRHRRPWNGILLYGPPGTGKSDLIQALATEATNTSFFYVSSRKISSKWSDGEKILQTLFTTAREHTNSIIFIDEVDALSGTCSEYESLRRIKTEFLIQMSGENRNVQVLGATHTPWMIDASIRKRFEKRINITLPEASVRTEIFKIQLGNAVHSLSEEDFTELGKRTNGFSGYDISVVVKEALMKPVRKVQTATHFRKAEEACNENPSASDTVDDLFIPCSSKAIGAIEMSWVDVPKDKLFETNVSMVSSFQG